The nucleotide window taaccactaagccaccgtgccaccccaacTTCCAAATCATTTTCCCAAAATACCTGTCAAAGTAAGGTTTGTCACAAAACATCCTTCCATTTGCTGAATCTCAGAGGACGTTGAAAACATCTTCAACAGGTGTAGAATGGCCCTCCTATGCAATGAGATGTCTGTCACTGCAATGCAATGCCTCCTACGCTCCTGGGAGTAATCTAGAATGATCAGCGATGACGTCAATGTGTTACGATTACCACGTTTTTCCCCTGTTTTATTTACAGTGATATGACAGGATGTATTCATTACAGCTGCCACTCTTGCACACTGGTGACTCTGCACTGCACGCCTCCAGCCGCATGTATTGTTCCGGAGAGAATCGGAAAGCAACTTCAtctcaaacatattaaaatacatttttggggAAATGATGGATGCGATAGTACTCTAATATCACTCAAGACTAATATGAGATTGTATACAGTGAGCATGTTACATCCCTTTATAGGAATATGTCCTATAAAACACTAGAAAGTAACCATTAAAACGTACCCACTTTCATTTTACATCAGTGACGTCAGCTAGAGGTTTACCTGCAGTCTGGGCATGGAAAGAAAAGGAAACCATCACCAACTTTATGATCACAAACAGGAAACTCTTTCTTTTCTTTAGTCGATTATCAAAAGGTTTGAGTATTTGCTGTATTCAGTAGAGCAATGAGCTGCCAACACAATCTCTTGCTTTTATTCCTCTGTGACTTCGCCGCGCTCACTGGTAGGTTCTGATTTCTCTTAATATAGACGTGTGAACAGACTGTTGGGGTTaaattttaattagaataaattattattattaataaattataataaataattaaaatataagaaCGTTTATTAATTAAgaataaattgaaattaaaatataagaacgtttattaattattaattttggtCTGGGCATATTGGCATGCCCAGACTAAAAGGTTCTAATTCAGCACGTTGTGTTCATAATCCAGGCTCATTTGCTTTCCAGCTGgttatacagtgctcaacatatatgcgtacacctctcacaaatctgTCTTGAAAATTCATAATtataataggaagctctacaacattatatttgtatacatacattagtttagttagtactgaagccaaatctggagcttatctactaaataacttatgataacagtccaaaaactagaacagccaaatttatgttttagaaaaatattaaaattattatttatttttaaatattatataatattaaaaatataaaatgtaatcagcaggaaaaatcaagagaagcaaaaaaaaaatagttgaaattttgtaggttgtaatttatttctgCAATATTTCACTTATATTTCACctgaattgtattatctttcaatttctaaatatgtttggtgattaaaatattattttaataaatatatctatttaacaAATCTAGGCTAATCATTTTGCTTCAACCATATTTATTCCTGAATGTTGTgagtttgtgttattattattcacaatTGACTTGGTTAGATTTTAAATACctacaaacatttgtttttgaatgatccagttgtgttgaaaagaaacttctcttcattaaacactTGAGAAAtaggtttaaaatcatttaaatttcacaggaaggctaatcTTTTTGCTTCAGCTGTATATACAATATAAACCTAAAATCATTTGATTACAGTCTCAGCACAGACATGTGGAGAACAAGTGCTAGAAGGAACATCCTGCAGCATTTATGGAAAAACAAGAAACAATGAAAAAGCTGCAGATATCAGATGGGCCTTTACCTCCAGTAATGGAAACTCAGCTGAATGGAAAAAAGGATCCAGGAGAAAACCTCCAGCAGGATTAACAATAGAAGAAGACGGATCTTTACGATTTATAAGTGTTGATCAGAGTAACACCGGCACATATAAATACAAAGCTTTTAATGCCAATGGCCAACAGATTGGGGATGAAactgtggaactgaaagtttatGGTGAGAAGACAAATTTTTAAAGCCTTCCAACATAATAACTACAATCTTCTCTGCAATATTTTTACTATATAACACTGTACATTTCTGTAGGAGTTTGTGAATCTGCAAATAACATCATGTTTCTGTTACAGCGAAGACTCCTAAACCTACTGTGAAGCGTGAATGCACAACTAATAGCGTAATACTCATCTGTGACACTGCAAACTATAAAGATCTGAATATATTCTGGTATGAAGATGACAAGATCCTGAAGGATGAAACAAAACCTTATCTTACGTTAATGCGGTCTAAAATGAAGAAGAACAAAGGGTACTCATGCAGTGTAAGTAATCCTGCCAGCTATAAAGagacaaaacctgcaaaaattaaattaattaattaataaatgcacacattatagacaggatggatggatggatggatggatggatggatggatggatggatggatggatggatgggtggatgggtggatgggtgctgtaggtaggtaggtaaacagatagatagatagatagatagatagatagatagatagatagatagatagatagatagatagatagatagatagatagatagatagatagatagatagatagatagatagatagatagatagatagatggatggatggatggatggatggatggatggatggatggatgattgatggacggacggacggacggacggacggacggacggacggacggacggacggacggacggacggacggacggacggacggaccgaCGGACCGACGGAccgacggacggacggacggacggacggacagacggacagacagatagacagatagacagatagatagatagatagatagatagatagatagatagatagatagatagatagatagatagatagatagatagatagatagatagacggaccgacggattaatggatggatggatggatggatggatggatggatggatggatggatggatggatggatggatggatggatggatggatggatggatggatggatggacgggtggatgggtggatagattgatggatggatagatagataggtaactGAAGGAAAAACTGATGTaacaatagaaaaataaatacaagtaaTACATGATTTAATACAACAGGATTAAActcaataaaataattgaaatatctaggtcaataaattaattatttgtaattattatgtttttaatccatattttattatttaaactgtaatttttatttgtttttctatttatttaagcatttattGTTATATTGATTTCTGTTTTTCTATTTACTTATTACcgtattgatttatttacttatttatttgtatgttaatttattttagctTGGTTAGGATTaaatataattcaaaataaaatttatctgtaatatattatatgtgtatattatgtattatatataggTGCAGTCCTCTCCAGTCAGCAGAGAACATAGCAACAGAATTACAGTCTCAAGTAAGTAAAGTTTACTGCATATGCTTCTCACTCCTGAAATGTACTGACTAGGTGTTTtgtaaattttaaatgtattaaatatatttaattcaaatgtaCTTGTTTGTTATTGATTGCATGATTACATCTGTTCTTATCCTACAGGTAGCAGTCCAGGCCTTTGCTTAGATTTCTGGGTTATGCTGAGCATTTTAGCAGGTGGAGGAGCTCTTCTGCTTCTCCTATTATCTGTTCTCATCTGCTGTGCATGTCGAAGTTATGGTCAACACAAGAAGAACCAACCAAGCAAGTACATTTTTAAGATATACAGTAAAGAAAAATGATTAGCtctcattttaatttttattctttttcaaatgtttcccaaatgatgttaaacagagcaaggaaatttttacagtatgtctaataatattttttcttctggagaaagtcttatttgttttatttcggctagaataaaagcagtttttaattttttaaacaccattttaaggtcaatattatcagcccctttaagctatattttttcgatagtctacagaacaaaccatcattatacaatgacttgctttaTTACCCTAactaataacctagttaagcattaaaatgtcactttaagctgaataatagtctcttgaagaatatctagtctaatattatttactgtcatcatggcaaagaggaaataaatcagttattagagatgagaaactattatgtttataactAGTTAttagaaactattatgtttataaagcTGTTGAAATAATCTGCTCTTCCTTAAacaaaaatgggggaaaaatatacaggagggctaataattctgacacacTGAGCAATTATCAGTATTTTGCATTAGATTAAAAATGTTAAGTTGTGTAATGTGTAATAGTTTTTCCGGGTTTTGAAACTAAAGAAGAAAAAAGTTGcacctttaaaacaaataaaatcaactGTTTGATTGCTTCTCTGGGATAAATTCAGATTTTGGATGTTAAACCAATAACATTAGGATTAATTTTGTGTTCTCTATTTTATCACAGGTTTTGAGACCCACTTTGTCTACAGAAATGATGAAGAAACAGACTATGAAACCGTTAATGTTACGAAACATAAGAAAGCAACAGCCTGCAACATCTCATAGACATGATTTtacataataaattacatttttattcatcatAACCATCCTTTTTCTTGTATCTTTTATGTACATCAGAAAattcactcactttcctttggcttagtccctgattaatCAGTGGGTGCCACAGTGCAATGATCCACCAATTACTCTGACATATGTTTtgtacagcagatgcccttccagctataaTCCAGCACTATAGGAATTAGGGCTGAAACTTAAAATCGAATAAAATAATCAAGTCAATTTGTAGTAATCGAGctttgtgtaaaaatattttaatcaatttaatgcaaAACATTACTATGTTGGTGCAGTGGAAACGCcaacaggagaacatgcaaactccacacagaaatgccaactgacccagtcagggctcaaaccagcaaccttcttactgtgaggcgacagtgctaaccacctaCCATAATAAACAATAACCTGCAATGTCTCTTAGGCATGTTCTTACATGGCAAATTAATACATCATAACCAACATTCCTTACCTGTATATTTATATGCTTCAGAAAATATATTCTCTGTAATGATTTCTTCAAATCGCAAGTGTGAAAACCAAATAGAAAACAACTCTTGTCTGAATATAAATGCCATGACTTGGGTTGAAATATTCTAAAATatccatttatatttttattatttcgcTTGTAACATATTGATCTCATTGTTTAAAGGATAAGACTGTTGTTTGTCATGCATGTAATGCACTATATTGTACACAAACTCTTGTTTTTCTGTGCTCGACTGGAGGGAGTTCCTCCTCCTGGCTCTGATTAAAGCATTTTCAAAAGTATTGTCTTGAGTCTCATCTAGTTATTGCTGCAGAATAGTGGAATACTGGAGATCTTATTTCCCAAGCCTTATTTCAAAAGGGCAGAGACACACTGAGGTTAAATTTATTCACAAGCATGAGGGGTATTTTGACTTGAGAATCCCTAAAAAGTTCCACTAAGAGATTCCTACCAAATCTAAaagcaccaaaacaaacacatCTTAACCCTATAAATCCATGCCCCTTTTTTACCCCTTACAGCTGCCACACTGTGGTCAATAGCATCATTCCAAAATCATGTCTTTAAGGGGATAGTCTACCTAACAATGtgaattattttactatttactcaccctttacttagTTTTACTACAGAGTTTTTTATTAGGAGCTTTCTGCAGAAAACTTTCTATAAAACAGATTCtctaatacagtggttctcaaactgtggtacctgTACCACTAGTGATACGCAGGCtgacttctagtggtacgcaaaATAATCCAATATGTCacatgtacatgcaacatatgtTTCAAAACTTATCAAAAATGGTTTATAAATTAATATGatgaaatatagcctatatttataggGGCCAAGCAAGATTTCCAGGTTTTTATGACTAGGGTACtactgatgaacacttaacataagtacagctgtttttttttttttttttttttttttaagaacagtaaactaccattttttacttttacaagctcattttaatttaaaggttgacactttattttgtttgtatgtttgttttttcacatATAAGCAcggtacagtgttaatgtttaaactatttatagtatttaaagtggctgataaaaataaatacttctaATAATAGCagttaatctgccacgttttttaactgtgcagagctgtagttgctttactgggcctactacgctgctgtatttcaatactgctcattatggtggtacttggagggacagtttttttctgaggtggtacttgattaAAAAAGTTTGAGGACCACTGCTCTAATACACATGCAAAAAAAGAATGCATTTCTGATCTATCCCACAAGATGGCAGCATTACactgaataaaatgtatttgccTGTAATTCCACTAGGTCACTGGTCTACAGATGACCCATTTTGGGTTTGCAACCACTGTCCTAAATGATCAGGTGtgagacaaaaaaaattacattaagcacAGGCATTTCAAACTTTATATAACAAGTACACAAAATCAACTATCGCTAACACTCATTAACATAAACCAAATACCCATACATGCTTAAAAATGTCTGAAAATGCTTCAATTTTAGTAACGGATCCAAACTTTGCAAATGCTTCAAGAGCATCAAAACAAACATATTCTTTATAACAAACAcaaattaataatgtaaaaaaaaaaaaaaacatacacacatattaaTCAACAACTACAGCATGAATCATTAAGCAGTTTTCAGCTGCAATGTTTGGAATAGAGtcattaaaaaatatctaatactACAACATTATTAGCTTTAATTGATGTCCTGATCAAACAGACTGTTTGCTGTCgattaaattaatattcattgtcgattattattgtaaataatgttgctcagtgtgtcatcaggagcCCCGGATATTGATTTGGACtcgttttattgttagtttacaAAACCTGTCACCATTCCCTGCCATTATATGAATCTACAAGGACCACACATTCAGCCTagaatcttctttaatgttctgctgAAGGAAAACAAAAATCTCCTACATCTTGGATAACCTGTGGTGGTGTAAATGAAGAGGTAATTTTtaattctgggtgaactatccctttaaaatgaagTAATCTTAAAGGGGTAGTCTAATGCTATGAACTCTGAGCTGTTTACACAGTTAAAGAGGAATCTCATACCTAAGCATGAGttttaaaacactattagaaCATAACACAGAGTATTAATTCTGCAAAGATCTTATTTCCGGGTGGTGactaatttgtttttgtttttctccccTGCTCTTGGTTATTAAAAGAAAAGCAGAACGTTTTTTATAGGTGCTAAATTACTTGATCAGACACctcttcatgagttatttacaactAGATCTGCAGAATATATCACGCAGCATCAACATTGCAATGTTACAAATGCATCTGcagtagtcacatcacaggatatgtgTAATATGTCCTAATTACAGTCAAATGTGGAGTTACTGCAAagtttaatcataataaaatgaaaattatcaTTTGCATGCATCTCTAGGTCTGTGAGTGTGCATTTCAAGCTAATTTAAAGCATTCATgtgcaaaatattataataaatgacaTGGGTAAGACTGATCGCAATGCTCTAATTATGTCAAAGGGTTATTTTGATTACTAAGTTGTTCCCCTGTTTTATTTTCAGATATGACAGGATGTATTCAGTAAAGTTGCACACTGTTGACTAATGGTTCACCCATGGCACTCACTTTCTTTCGGCGAGTATTGGAAAGTTGTACctttgtcttaaaatgtaaagattttttaGATGAAAGATGGATGCAGTAATAATCTATTGGCATTTAAGATTAATATGAGCATGTGAGGATGTTAAATCCCTTTATAGGAATATGTCCCATAACAGACTAGAAAGTGACcatttaaatgtacagtttaatgGTTAGAATTTGAcaatttgtttatgcttttaatAGATTTTAACCATTAGAACTTCAGATATGGTTTCTGTTTTCTTTACACAGCATATACATTATGGTCTTCATGACATACGGTGGTTTTGTGCGTGCATGCACAGTGTGACAAATCTTTCATGCATTCATGTCAGTGATGTTCTGCTAGTGCTTGCAGTCTGTGCATGGAAAAAAAGGAAACCATCACCAACCTTTGATCACAAACAGGAAACTATCTTTTCTTGATACGATTGTCATAGGTTTCTAGAGTTTTTGCTGTATTCTGAAGAGCAATGAGCTGTCAGCACAATCTCTTGATTTTATTCCTCTGTTGCGTCGCTGCGCTCACTGGTAGGTTCTGATTTCTTTCATATACATGCGTGAACAGACTGTTCTAAATAAAATTAGTATGaattgataacactttacaataaggttgtagtagctaatgttaatgcatttactaacatgaacaaacaatgaacaatacatttattacagtacttaaacatgttaaagttaaAGAacatacagttgttcattgttagttcatgctaCCTCGCGGTGCATAAACTACTGTTAACAAGCAGGAGTTTAAATGAtaacaatgcattagtaaatgttgaactattattaataaatgtttattattagttcatgttcattattagttcattgcAAAGTGGGACCATAAATTGTAATTATGTAAATAGTTGTTGATTGATTTTAAGTCAACTCACTATGATAGTTCATTGTAGTTAATTAAGTTTCATATGTAACAAAAGAAGCACTGTATAGATAATGTTTTGTAGCATGTCAAGTAACATATCTAGAAAAATCTACTTCCAATAGAggatttttaaaatcatatcaTAATTTACGGCACTCTAATGCACACAAGAAACCAATCACATGGCCTTGTTTGATATGattttgtcataatttaattTATCCAGACATAATCAGATTACAGATACACACTCATAAAGgtataaaatctgtcactgggctGGTACCTTTTTCATTTTTGTACAGGTGGACATTAGTACTTTTATGGTTCACTTCTGTACCTTTAAGACACCATGAGGTCCACTTTTGtgctttttaggtattaatatgtacctttaaacaTTTGTTAGGAACCAAAAAAATGTACCTTAGATATTGTACCTTTATTCCCGAGAGTGTATTCTGGACTCATCTGCCTTACAGTGGGCTACGTAGACTATTACTTAttagtaaatagtaaatataCACCGTTAAAAAGAAATCTCTTAATTTAAAatagtgaattgcattatgggatgttgatcttggCTTTGTCAACATTGAATGGTGAAAAATCGACTCGGCAATTCAACAAAGTGACTTAttgacaatataataatataacatatatgCAATAATAGAGAGAGAAATtagactgtaaaataacagaaaatatgctgcagtttattacaaggtttttgtagttaCAACGCAGACActatagcactgcaaactattaaaaatgttcataaaagtcattttttctaacttttcatggttaaaagttgttggaagaaagatcaagatcctctaatgcaatttaaaagaatatataaacagggactataaattaaaataacaatcaaAAATTGTTCCAAATACTATGAAAAACTGCtacattacaaatatttttaagtgtatttctGCACCATTTGGTCTGAAATTGAAATGTGAAGCTTCACACAGACAGATCAGAAATGACACTTTATGTTGTGTgattgctttaaaaataataatacgatTTCACAACTAGTCAAACTGCTctgaaaataatacaatattttattattattattattatattataggcTATCGCAATCTGTGTGTTGACACGTCTTTATCAGTTCAGTTTAGGTCAATCACAGTAACAAGGAAACTATACTTGTTATACTTTTTTATATCTTGCAAGTCTCGCAACTTTTTTTCCTTAGAACTGCATTTTGCAATTGTGACTTGATTTCTCAGAACTGCAAGATAGAAAGTCGCAATTCTGATTTCATAGCTTGTAGTTGGGAACTTTTTATTTCAGAATTATGACTTTTTTTCCCAGGATTGTGATTATTTTTTCCTGTGATTGCTTCTTGGACACTGTAATGTTTAAGATTTAGTGTCAGAATGTTAAATTAACAAATTCTACTGTCCATAATGGTTTTGTTACCTTTTTGCCCTTTTAATAATTTACCCGTTTAatgataaacaaataattttttaaaggtcAGACTATGTAATGCAGATCCCTATTTGTGAAATGTTGTCTGATCCAGTTTGTTAAATACAATTAAACGAAAATTAGTTAAATATAATCAAAGAATTTAAAGTATTGTAATTAAAGTTTTCGTTAAAATCCTTTTATTGATTACAGTCTCAGCACAGACATGTGGAGAACAAGTGCTAGAGGGAACATCCTGCAGCATTAATGGGGAAacaacaaacaatgaaaaagctGCTGAAATCAGATGGGCCTTTACCTCCAGTGATGGAACCACAGCTGAATGGAAAAAAGGATCCAGGAGAAAACCTCCAGCAGGATTAACAATAGAAGAAGACGGATCTTTACGATTAGAAAGTGTTCGTCAGAATAACACCGGCACATATAAatacactgcttttaatgccaatgGCCAACAGATTGGGACTGAAactgtggaactgaaagtttatGGTAAGAACACAAATATTTACATCCTTCCAATAAAACAAACTAAGATCTCATATTTCAGGTGGATATCTGCTAATAACCATCATGTTTCTGTTACAGCGAAGGTTAATAAACCTAATGTGAAGATTGAATGCAAACCTGATGGGACTGTTACACTCCTCTGTGACACTGGAAACTATAAAGATCTGAAAATATCCTGGTATGAAGACGACAAGATCATGCAGGATGAAAAAACTACTCATCTGACCCTAAAATCGACTAAAATAAACGAGAACACACAGTACGCATGCAGTGTAAGCAATCCTGCCAGCAGTGAACAAAGTGACAGAATTACAGTGCCATGTAAGTCTCTTCTCATTCCTGAATGTTGTgagtttgtgttattattatgcaCAATTCATTTGTTCAGATTTTAAATACCTACATATGCTTTTATATGATCCAGTTGTTTATTgttgattttattatatcatttCCTTACAGGTAGTGGCCCAGATCAaggtaaacttattattattattagtagtagtagtattaatattattaggttAGTGAGGCTAAGAGAAAAAACTAATATATGTAAACTGTAGCTATAAAGCGTGATGGTTTTacagtattaatattaatgaatattaatgaactcaactatttagtctccacttcacttcctaagctgcaattgcctctttgaatatcacactaattgtacaaaaaaaaaaaaaaaaaaaaaactactaacacttcccttcttagactttacagacctgaaacttgcctttagtacttattcattgttgctcttagttgtgtaaattgcttccttgtcctcatttgtaagtcgctttggataaaagcgtctgctaaatgactaaatgtaaatgtaaatgtgaatatTATATCAACTCAGAATCAACATTGAAGATAAATCGTTGCTCCCGCTCTTTACTGTTGACGTCTAAAGATATTTTTTGGGTCATTCTCAGGTTAACTGTCCCTAGGATTAGGCAATATAAACAAAATCATATCGAATCGCAATACAATTTATGTGCATATATGCTCTGGACATTTTACTCTACATTGATCTAAGAGcaaatcacacagcagaaatgtgcaccAACGGGAATCtggaagtgtgttgatattagagatacACCAAATTTACGGCCACTGAAAATAGGTTAAGCTATTTAACCGACCATCTAAACGTTATTGTTTAATATGGAATAATATTATTTGAGATTGCATAtcttttgccatatcgcccagccctaactgTGCCTaaatatttcaatacattttGGTGATATGGCCCACTGACAACCGCTTTTActgttttggtcacactttacaaaaggTTTCCTTATGtgtattcactaacatgaactaataacaaACAATATTTGTACAAATATTGAACAATAaagtacatttattaatcatagttcaacatttactaatgtattattaacacTCAATTCACGCttgataacattagttaatgccccgttagttaacatgaattaacaacgAATAACTGCATTTTAACAGTTACTGacgttaactaacatgagcaatactgtaataaatgttttgttcattgttagttaaaTGCATTACCTAATATTATCTTCTGCAACCTTAAGTGTTACACATGTTTCTGTTACAGCGAAGGCAACCAAATCAACTGTGAGGCTCAACAGTACAGCTAAAGGGACGGTTAAACTCATCTGTGACGCTGGAAATGCTAAAGATCAGACTATATCCTGTTATGAAGACCACATGAAGGATGAAACGAAAACGAATCTGACCTTAACATCGTCTAAAGTGGAGGGTAAACGGTACTCATGCAGTGAACAAACCAGCAGTAAACTCTCATGTGAGTCATTTTTATTGCACGTCATGATTCTCACTCCTGAAATGCACTGACTTTGTGTTTAGATTTCTCAATGAATTATATGTACGCTCACTATTTCGCTTGCTTAAATGTCGCGTGTACATGTCTTATAATGTCGCGCAAATTTAAgatttgatttctttaaaaatcactgatcttgcctgattgatatacaatacatcgtgggtctcagaccggacaaaaACCACTGCATTAAATGATTTCTCCAcactatgtctttaaaatatggaaatttattaTACCCAAGTATTTTCAATGGactttctgtgctagcctgcagTTCTTGATGGCGCTTTTGtagtctttcatcttgttttacacttgaacaactacacaaatgctgaagtctatttaaccgattgtattttaattacattacaacatcgattctGTATAAGAAACCTTACGAAATTGAAACCTTCAACAGGACATTTAGTGTTGGCTGAAAGCATTATAGTAGCCCACTGCATTAAAGCGATTTGTTTAAAGAAGTCCACTTGTTTGTTTCTGATTGCATGACGTCTGTTCTTGTCCTGCAGGTAGCAGTCCAAATCTCTGCCTAAATTACTATGCCGTGCTGGGCGTTTTAGCAGGCGGAGGAGTtcttctgtttctgcttatttGTGTTTTCATCTGGTGTGCGTGTCAAAGCTGTCGCAAGAAGAATCGACTACTGTAGGTAAGACATAAAGATAACTCTAACATGCTGAGAAATGCTATTTGTCAACCAAACTGCATTTCGTAATCTCACTCAATATCTCAATATATGTGTACATTagcagttttacatattttgtgattcatgtttttattttccctcatttatttctgcttttgaattgcatgaTGAGTTcctgatctttcttccaacaccGTTTAACCTTAAAAAAGTTgggaaaagtgacttttatttacgtttttaatagtttgcagtgctatattgtctgtgattgtgttgt belongs to Danio rerio strain Tuebingen ecotype United States chromosome 1, GRCz12tu, whole genome shotgun sequence and includes:
- the si:ch211-132g1.4 gene encoding uncharacterized protein si:ch211-132g1.4 isoform X2, whose translation is MSCQHNLLILFLCCVAALTVSAQTCGEQVLEGTSCSINGETTNNEKAAEIRWAFTSSDGTTAEWKKGSRRKPPAGLTIEEDGSLRLESVRQNNTGTYKYTAFNANGQQIGTETVELKVYAKVNKPNVKIECKPDGTVTLLCDTGNYKDLKISWYEDDKIMQDEKTTHLTLKSTKINENTQYACSVSNPASSEQSDRITVPSKATKSTVRLNSTAKGTVKLICDAGNAKDQTISCYEDHMKDETKTNLTLTSSKVEGKRYSCSEQTSSKLSCSSPNLCLNYYAVLGVLAGGGVLLFLLICVFIWCACQSCRKKNRLL
- the si:ch211-132g1.4 gene encoding uncharacterized protein si:ch211-132g1.4 isoform X1, giving the protein MSCQHNLLILFLCCVAALTVSAQTCGEQVLEGTSCSINGETTNNEKAAEIRWAFTSSDGTTAEWKKGSRRKPPAGLTIEEDGSLRLESVRQNNTGTYKYTAFNANGQQIGTETVELKVYAKVNKPNVKIECKPDGTVTLLCDTGNYKDLKISWYEDDKIMQDEKTTHLTLKSTKINENTQYACSVSNPASSEQSDRITVPCSGPDQAKATKSTVRLNSTAKGTVKLICDAGNAKDQTISCYEDHMKDETKTNLTLTSSKVEGKRYSCSEQTSSKLSCSSPNLCLNYYAVLGVLAGGGVLLFLLICVFIWCACQSCRKKNRLL
- the LOC141384207 gene encoding T-cell surface antigen CD2-like isoform X1 gives rise to the protein MSCQHNLLLLFLCDFAALTVSAQTCGEQVLEGTSCSIYGKTRNNEKAADIRWAFTSSNGNSAEWKKGSRRKPPAGLTIEEDGSLRFISVDQSNTGTYKYKAFNANGQQIGDETVELKVYAKTPKPTVKRECTTNSVILICDTANYKDLNIFWYEDDKILKDETKPYLTLMRSKMKKNKGYSCSVQSSPVSREHSNRITVSSSSPGLCLDFWVMLSILAGGGALLLLLLSVLICCACRSYGQHKKNQPSFETHFVYRNDEETDYETVNVTKHKKATACNIS
- the LOC141384207 gene encoding T-cell surface antigen CD2-like isoform X2; protein product: MSCQHNLLLLFLCDFAALTVSAQTCGEQVLEGTSCSIYGKTRNNEKAADIRWAFTSSNGNSAEWKKGSRRKPPAGLTIEEDGSLRFISVDQSNTGTYKYKAFNANGQQIGDETVELKVYAKTPKPTVKRECTTNSVILICDTANYKDLNIFWYEDDKILKDETKPYLTLMRSKMKKNKGYSCSVQSSPVSREHSNRITVSSSSPGLCLDFWVMLSILAGGGALLLLLLSVLICCACRSYGQHKKNQPSKF